The following are from one region of the Paenibacillus sp. KS-LC4 genome:
- a CDS encoding DJ-1/PfpI family protein — MENYKVGILLFNDVEVLDFAGPFEVFAVTVLNWGQEDAYHPFQVSTISENGALITAKNGLKVTPDYSFANAPVFDVLVIPGGMGTRHEIHNQALLAWIKQQSEQVTWMTSVCTGAFLLAEIGLLDSKRATTHWASIERMQTQFPQITVVENVKFVDEGDVITSAGISAGIEMSLHMVGRILGSQAAKNTARSMEYDGKFE; from the coding sequence ATGGAAAACTACAAAGTAGGCATTCTTTTGTTTAATGATGTGGAGGTGCTTGATTTTGCCGGACCTTTTGAGGTATTTGCAGTAACAGTGCTGAACTGGGGACAGGAGGATGCCTATCACCCGTTTCAAGTATCGACGATTTCTGAAAATGGAGCGCTCATCACGGCTAAAAATGGCCTTAAGGTAACTCCAGATTACAGCTTCGCCAATGCTCCTGTCTTTGATGTGCTCGTTATTCCCGGCGGCATGGGCACACGGCACGAAATTCATAATCAGGCGCTGCTTGCATGGATCAAACAACAGAGCGAGCAGGTAACGTGGATGACCTCCGTCTGTACGGGAGCATTCCTGCTTGCAGAAATTGGCTTACTCGATAGCAAGCGGGCGACGACACACTGGGCAAGCATTGAGCGCATGCAGACGCAGTTCCCGCAGATAACTGTCGTGGAAAATGTGAAGTTTGTAGATGAAGGTGACGTCATTACCTCGGCTGGCATTTCCGCGGGCATTGAGATGTCACTGCATATGGTTGGTCGCATTTTAGGCTCTCAGGCAGCCAAAAATACAGCCAGATCTATGGAGTATGACGGAAAGTTTGAATAG
- the purE gene encoding 5-(carboxyamino)imidazole ribonucleotide mutase has translation MSAKVGVIMGSKSDWDTMKLACDVLEELQIPYEKKVVSAHRTPDLMFEYAETAAERGLKVIIAGAGGAAHLPGMVAAKTVLPVIGVPVKSSNLSGLDSLLSIVQMPGGIPVATVAIGNAGGTNAGLLAAQMLGAFDPDIQARVVARRERVKQEVLESSETL, from the coding sequence ATGTCTGCGAAGGTAGGCGTCATCATGGGCAGCAAGTCGGATTGGGATACAATGAAACTGGCTTGCGATGTACTGGAAGAGCTTCAAATTCCTTATGAGAAAAAGGTTGTATCGGCGCACAGAACGCCCGATTTAATGTTTGAATATGCGGAAACGGCAGCGGAGCGCGGACTTAAGGTCATTATCGCGGGGGCTGGCGGAGCTGCACATCTTCCCGGCATGGTCGCCGCCAAAACGGTGCTGCCGGTTATTGGCGTTCCTGTCAAATCGTCAAATCTCAGCGGTCTCGACTCGCTGCTCTCCATCGTGCAAATGCCAGGCGGCATTCCAGTAGCGACTGTTGCAATCGGCAATGCTGGCGGCACGAATGCCGGACTGCTTGCGGCACAAATGCTGGGCGCGTTCGATCCAGATATTCAGGCACGCGTGGTCGCAAGACGCGAGCGCGTCAAGCAGGAAGTGCTGGAAAGCAGTGAAACGCTATGA
- the purK gene encoding 5-(carboxyamino)imidazole ribonucleotide synthase, with amino-acid sequence MAEADKQRPDNIRTLLPGSTIGVLGGGQLGRMMALAGSAMGYKFVALDPAEDSPCGQVADQVVGAYDNHEAARELAQRSDVITYEFENVNAEVAAMLMKESYVPQGSRLLYTTQHRLREKRAIEAAGVKVAPYSEIRSSAELHIEAERLGLPCVLKTATGGYDGKGQWVIRSAEEIDEAYETLSRAGTELVLEKFISFDKELSVIAARSPQGEVRAFPAAENIHIDNILHLSIVPARIDEGIQRRAEQLAMQIAEGLGAVGLIAVELFLTADGELYVNELAPRPHNSGHYTMEAAHTSQFEQHVRAVCNLPLGRTDLLTPVVMVNVLGQHVEPVIQRFGTRDEAAARLGVTPKLHLYGKKDAVHKRKMGHINVLAPDVEAALQWIDETTIWKVE; translated from the coding sequence ATGGCTGAGGCGGACAAGCAGCGACCGGATAACATCCGCACGCTGCTGCCAGGCAGCACGATCGGCGTGCTCGGCGGCGGACAATTAGGCCGGATGATGGCACTCGCAGGCAGCGCCATGGGCTATAAATTTGTGGCGCTTGATCCAGCCGAGGATTCCCCTTGCGGACAAGTGGCAGATCAAGTGGTCGGCGCTTATGACAATCACGAGGCAGCGCGCGAGTTAGCGCAGCGTTCAGACGTCATTACGTATGAATTCGAGAATGTAAATGCGGAAGTTGCCGCCATGCTGATGAAGGAATCTTACGTGCCGCAAGGCAGCAGGCTGCTTTATACGACGCAGCATCGGCTGCGGGAGAAGCGGGCGATTGAAGCAGCGGGCGTGAAGGTTGCCCCTTACAGCGAAATTCGCAGCAGCGCAGAGCTTCATATAGAAGCCGAACGCTTAGGCCTGCCATGCGTATTAAAAACAGCGACCGGCGGCTACGATGGCAAAGGGCAATGGGTTATTCGCAGCGCGGAGGAGATCGACGAGGCGTACGAAACGCTGAGCCGAGCTGGAACCGAGCTGGTGCTGGAGAAATTCATTTCCTTTGACAAAGAGCTGTCGGTCATTGCGGCGCGCAGCCCGCAGGGTGAGGTCAGAGCATTCCCGGCGGCGGAAAATATCCATATCGACAATATTCTGCATCTGTCGATTGTACCGGCCCGGATCGACGAGGGCATACAGCGCAGAGCAGAGCAGCTAGCGATGCAAATTGCCGAAGGGCTGGGCGCAGTAGGGTTAATCGCCGTTGAGCTGTTTTTGACGGCTGACGGTGAGCTGTATGTGAATGAGCTGGCACCACGGCCGCACAACAGCGGGCATTATACGATGGAAGCGGCGCATACGTCGCAGTTCGAGCAGCATGTGCGGGCGGTGTGCAATTTGCCGCTGGGACGTACGGATTTGCTGACGCCAGTCGTTATGGTGAATGTGCTCGGCCAGCATGTAGAGCCGGTCATTCAGCGCTTTGGTACTCGCGATGAAGCAGCCGCACGCCTTGGCGTAACGCCGAAGCTGCATCTGTATGGCAAGAAGGACGCTGTTCACAAAAGAAAAATGGGCCACATTAACGTGCTTGCTCCCGATGTGGAAGCAGCGCTGCAATGGATAGATGAAACAACAATTTGGAAGGTGGAATAG
- the purB gene encoding adenylosuccinate lyase has protein sequence MLERYSRPEMRAIWTEENKFQAWLEVELCACEAWSELGIIPKEDVEELRKNASFNIDRIYEIEQDTRHDVIAFTRAVSETVGPERKWVHYGLTSTDVVDTAMGYLLLQANAILQKDIERFISILRDKAIQYKDTPMMGRTHGVHAEPTTFGLKMALWHEEMKRNLERFLHAADGVQYGKISGAVGTYANIDPFVEEFVCKKLGTKAAPISTQTLQRDRHAEYMGTLALVASSLDKFATEIRALQKSEFREVEEPFAKGQKGSSAMPHKRNPIGCENISGLSRVIRGHMLTAYENIPLWHERDISHSSAERVILPDATMLLNYMLNRLGNIINNLQVFPENMKRNMQRTFGVPFSGRVMTKLIDKGFSREQAYDTVQPRAMQAWEEQRQFRDIIESTKEITELLSAEEIDDCFNPTWHLKHVDTIFTRLGLN, from the coding sequence ATGTTAGAGCGTTACAGCAGACCGGAAATGAGAGCGATTTGGACCGAGGAGAATAAGTTCCAAGCATGGCTGGAGGTTGAGCTTTGCGCATGCGAGGCTTGGTCGGAACTGGGCATTATTCCGAAGGAAGACGTGGAAGAGCTTCGCAAAAACGCCAGCTTCAACATCGATCGCATTTACGAAATCGAGCAAGATACGCGTCATGACGTTATCGCCTTTACACGCGCTGTATCGGAAACGGTTGGTCCTGAGCGCAAATGGGTGCACTATGGTCTGACATCGACGGATGTTGTAGATACGGCAATGGGCTATCTGCTGCTGCAAGCCAATGCCATTTTGCAAAAGGATATTGAACGTTTTATTTCGATTTTGCGCGACAAAGCGATTCAGTACAAAGATACGCCGATGATGGGACGTACGCATGGCGTTCATGCTGAGCCAACGACCTTTGGCCTCAAAATGGCACTGTGGCACGAAGAGATGAAGCGTAACCTGGAGCGTTTCCTGCATGCGGCTGACGGCGTGCAATACGGCAAAATTTCCGGTGCTGTCGGCACATACGCGAACATTGATCCATTCGTAGAAGAATTTGTCTGCAAGAAGCTCGGCACGAAGGCGGCCCCAATCTCTACGCAAACGCTGCAGCGTGACCGCCATGCGGAATACATGGGCACACTGGCACTCGTTGCTTCTTCGCTGGACAAGTTCGCTACGGAAATCCGCGCTTTGCAGAAGAGCGAATTCCGCGAGGTGGAGGAGCCTTTCGCCAAAGGTCAAAAAGGCTCATCGGCTATGCCGCACAAGCGCAACCCAATCGGCTGCGAGAACATTTCCGGTTTGTCCAGAGTCATTCGCGGACATATGCTGACGGCTTACGAGAACATTCCGCTGTGGCATGAGCGTGATATTAGCCATTCGTCCGCAGAGCGCGTTATTTTGCCAGATGCAACCATGCTGCTCAACTACATGCTGAACCGTCTGGGCAACATTATCAACAATCTGCAAGTATTCCCGGAAAATATGAAGCGCAATATGCAGCGTACGTTTGGCGTACCGTTCTCCGGCCGCGTCATGACGAAGCTGATTGATAAAGGCTTTAGCCGCGAGCAGGCTTACGACACCGTTCAGCCGCGCGCAATGCAAGCTTGGGAAGAGCAGCGCCAATTCCGCGACATTATTGAATCGACGAAGGAAATTACCGAGCTGCTGTCGGCGGAAGAGATCGACGATTGCTTTAACCCAACATGGCATCTGAAGCATGTGGACACGATTTTCACCCGTCTTGGATTGAACTAA
- a CDS encoding phosphoribosylaminoimidazolesuccinocarboxamide synthase — translation MTASSQSLSTAAPYIKAPLLYKGKVRELYDLGEHFLIVVTDRISAFDYVLDPAVPEKGNVLNRLSAFWFEQTASIQTNHVVHTDVDKLGELVTEPELLRNRIMVTRKAERIDIECVVRGYITGGGWRQYQQTSAINGIELPAGLRKNERFPQPIFTPAAKNDVGHDEDIPFERMQELVGAELSVELRDRSIKLYEFAHAYCAERGIILADCKFEFGLIDGKVILIDEIFTPDSSRFWAESNFAYDIEIDSMDKEPVRTYLLGSDWDKNSKPDPLPEAVVAETTKRYQDIYRRLTGSESY, via the coding sequence ATGACTGCATCATCTCAAAGCTTGTCTACTGCTGCTCCATATATCAAAGCGCCCCTGCTGTACAAGGGGAAGGTTAGAGAGCTTTATGATCTGGGCGAGCATTTTCTAATCGTTGTAACGGACCGCATTTCGGCGTTCGACTATGTGCTTGATCCGGCTGTGCCGGAGAAGGGCAATGTGCTTAACCGCCTGTCGGCATTCTGGTTTGAGCAGACGGCTTCGATTCAGACGAACCATGTCGTGCATACGGATGTGGATAAGCTGGGCGAGCTCGTTACCGAGCCTGAGCTGCTGCGCAACCGGATTATGGTGACGCGCAAAGCAGAGCGTATCGACATTGAATGCGTCGTGCGCGGCTATATCACAGGCGGCGGCTGGAGACAATATCAGCAAACGTCTGCGATCAATGGCATTGAGCTGCCGGCAGGCCTGCGCAAAAATGAACGTTTTCCACAGCCGATCTTTACGCCAGCTGCGAAAAACGACGTCGGCCACGACGAGGATATTCCGTTCGAGCGGATGCAGGAGCTGGTTGGTGCAGAGCTGTCCGTGGAGCTGCGCGACCGCAGCATCAAGCTTTACGAGTTCGCTCACGCATATTGCGCCGAGCGCGGCATCATTCTTGCCGATTGCAAATTCGAATTTGGACTGATTGACGGCAAGGTTATTCTCATTGATGAGATTTTCACGCCCGATTCCTCACGCTTCTGGGCTGAGAGCAATTTCGCCTATGACATTGAGATCGACAGCATGGACAAGGAGCCGGTAAGAACTTATTTGCTCGGCTCGGATTGGGACAAGAACAGCAAGCCGGACCCGTTGCCGGAAGCGGTTGTCGCAGAGACGACGAAGCGGTACCAGGATATTTACCGCCGCTTGACCGGCTCGGAAAGCTACTAG
- the purS gene encoding phosphoribosylformylglycinamidine synthase subunit PurS translates to MKATVYVTIKENVLDPQGTAVQGALHSMGFAEVGKVRIGKYLELELGDIDRSEAEQRIKEMCEKLLANTVVEDYRFELEG, encoded by the coding sequence ATGAAAGCAACCGTCTACGTAACAATCAAGGAAAATGTACTTGATCCGCAAGGAACAGCTGTACAAGGAGCTTTGCACTCGATGGGCTTTGCCGAAGTGGGAAAAGTTCGGATCGGCAAATATTTGGAGCTTGAGCTGGGCGATATTGACCGCAGCGAGGCAGAGCAGCGCATTAAGGAAATGTGCGAGAAGCTGCTTGCGAACACGGTCGTAGAAGATTACCGTTTTGAGCTGGAGGGATAG
- the purQ gene encoding phosphoribosylformylglycinamidine synthase subunit PurQ: MKFAVLVFPGSNCDIDCYKAVEEAIGQKVEYVWHTSTDLSGYDAILVPGGFSYGDYLRCGAISRFAPVMNEVKKAAEEGKFILGICNGFQILTEAGLLPGALIRNNGLKFRCHQTPLEVVNNGNPFTNQYAEGDIINIPIAHGEGNYYCDDATLAQLEANKQIIFRYAGDTNPNGSVSNIAGVSNERGNVVGMMPHPERAINQLFGSEDGKKMFTSILNAWREQHGAAVNS, translated from the coding sequence ATGAAGTTTGCGGTTCTGGTTTTTCCAGGTTCCAACTGTGATATTGATTGTTACAAGGCGGTAGAGGAAGCGATTGGCCAAAAGGTAGAGTATGTATGGCATACCTCGACGGATCTTTCCGGCTATGACGCGATTTTGGTGCCAGGAGGCTTCTCCTACGGCGATTACCTGCGTTGCGGCGCGATATCCCGCTTCGCTCCTGTTATGAACGAAGTGAAGAAAGCGGCGGAGGAAGGCAAGTTTATCCTCGGCATTTGCAACGGGTTCCAAATTCTTACGGAAGCGGGTCTGCTGCCGGGAGCTTTGATCCGCAACAATGGCCTCAAGTTCCGCTGCCATCAAACGCCGCTTGAGGTTGTGAACAACGGCAATCCGTTTACGAATCAATATGCAGAGGGCGATATTATCAACATTCCAATCGCTCACGGCGAAGGCAACTATTATTGCGACGACGCGACGCTGGCACAGCTGGAGGCGAATAAGCAAATTATTTTCCGCTACGCAGGCGATACGAATCCGAATGGTTCGGTATCCAATATCGCGGGCGTGAGCAATGAGCGCGGCAACGTAGTTGGCATGATGCCGCATCCAGAGCGTGCGATCAACCAATTGTTTGGCTCAGAGGACGGCAAAAAAATGTTTACATCGATTTTGAATGCATGGAGGGAACAGCATGGCGCAGCAGTTAACAGCTAA
- the purL gene encoding phosphoribosylformylglycinamidine synthase subunit PurL yields the protein MAQQLTAKEPTAEQIADQRIYTQFGVTDYEYELICGFLGRQPNYTEIGVFSVMWSEHCSYKNSKPILKKFPITGPKVLMGPGEGAGIVDIGDNQAVVFKIESHNHPSAVEPYQGAATGVGGIIRDIFSMGARPVALMNSLRFGRLENDRVKYLFENVVSGIAGYGNCIGIPTVGGEVMFDESYEGNPLVNAMCVGLIDHDKIQRGVAKGVGNPVFYVGPATGRDGIHGATFASVELSEESEEKRTAVQVGDPFMEKLVMEATLELIDSGIVLGIQDMGAAGLTCSSAEMASKAGNGLELYLDEVPQRETGMTPYEMMLSESQERMLFVVEPQHEAQAKEIFDRWGIICAKVGKVTDDGRLRLFHQGEQVADMPVTALVDECPVYDKPSQEPAYYSANAAIDTTAYPEVTDLTAALEKVLASPTVASKEWVYNQYDYMVRTSTAVQPGSDAAVVTINGTRKALAMTTDCNSRYVYLDPEVGGRIAVAEAARNIVCSGAEPLAITDNLNFGSPEKPDVFWQIEKSADGMSEACRVLETPVIGGNVSLYNENAKGAIYPTPVIGMVGLVHDIDHITTQGFKNEGDVIILVGETKAEMGGSELQYVLQGVNEGRPPVIDLAVEKKTLGAVLSAIQGGLVASAHDLSEGGIAAALAESCISGKLGAEVNINTELRADHALFSESQSRILLSAKPEQAAALQALLTEQGVAHAAIGSVKGAALSISINGKSGIQASVQQLEKVWKDAIPCLMK from the coding sequence ATGGCGCAGCAGTTAACAGCTAAGGAACCGACAGCGGAGCAAATTGCGGATCAGCGGATTTATACGCAGTTCGGCGTAACGGATTATGAATATGAGCTGATTTGCGGATTTCTTGGCCGCCAGCCAAACTATACGGAGATTGGCGTATTCAGCGTCATGTGGTCGGAGCATTGCTCCTACAAAAACTCCAAGCCGATTTTGAAAAAATTCCCGATCACTGGACCTAAAGTTTTGATGGGACCAGGCGAAGGCGCGGGTATCGTGGATATCGGCGACAACCAAGCGGTTGTATTCAAGATCGAATCGCATAACCATCCATCTGCGGTTGAGCCTTATCAAGGCGCAGCTACAGGTGTAGGCGGCATTATCCGCGATATTTTCTCGATGGGCGCACGTCCTGTTGCATTGATGAACAGCTTGCGTTTTGGCCGTCTTGAGAATGATCGCGTTAAATATTTGTTCGAAAATGTTGTCAGCGGCATCGCTGGCTACGGCAACTGCATCGGCATTCCGACTGTCGGCGGTGAAGTGATGTTCGATGAGAGCTACGAGGGCAATCCGCTCGTCAACGCAATGTGCGTAGGTCTCATTGATCATGATAAAATTCAACGCGGCGTCGCTAAAGGTGTAGGCAACCCGGTGTTTTACGTTGGCCCGGCAACTGGCCGCGACGGCATCCACGGCGCTACCTTCGCTTCAGTCGAGCTGTCCGAGGAGTCCGAAGAGAAGCGTACAGCCGTTCAAGTTGGCGATCCATTCATGGAGAAGCTGGTTATGGAAGCGACGCTTGAGCTAATTGATTCCGGCATCGTGCTTGGTATTCAAGATATGGGCGCAGCGGGTCTTACTTGCTCCAGCGCAGAGATGGCTTCGAAAGCCGGCAACGGCCTTGAGCTGTATCTCGATGAAGTGCCGCAGCGTGAAACAGGCATGACGCCTTACGAGATGATGCTGTCTGAATCGCAAGAGCGCATGCTCTTCGTTGTTGAGCCGCAGCATGAAGCGCAGGCGAAGGAGATTTTCGACCGTTGGGGCATCATTTGCGCCAAAGTCGGCAAAGTAACCGATGACGGCCGTCTCCGCTTATTCCACCAAGGCGAGCAGGTGGCGGATATGCCGGTAACAGCGCTCGTTGACGAGTGTCCGGTTTATGACAAGCCTTCGCAGGAGCCTGCTTATTACAGCGCGAATGCGGCGATCGACACAACGGCATATCCGGAAGTAACGGATTTGACGGCTGCACTTGAGAAGGTGCTTGCTTCGCCAACAGTGGCGAGCAAAGAGTGGGTTTACAATCAATATGACTATATGGTGCGTACGTCGACAGCGGTTCAGCCGGGCTCGGACGCAGCAGTTGTGACAATCAACGGCACTCGCAAGGCGCTTGCGATGACTACAGACTGCAATAGCCGTTATGTATATCTTGATCCAGAAGTGGGCGGACGCATTGCCGTAGCTGAAGCAGCGCGCAACATCGTTTGCTCCGGCGCAGAGCCGCTGGCGATTACGGACAACCTGAACTTCGGCAGCCCGGAGAAGCCAGATGTATTCTGGCAGATCGAGAAATCGGCAGACGGCATGTCCGAGGCTTGCCGTGTACTGGAAACACCAGTTATCGGCGGTAATGTCAGCTTGTACAATGAAAATGCAAAAGGCGCGATTTACCCGACTCCAGTTATCGGCATGGTAGGTCTCGTTCATGACATTGATCATATTACGACGCAAGGCTTCAAAAACGAAGGCGACGTCATCATTCTCGTCGGCGAGACGAAAGCTGAAATGGGCGGAAGCGAGCTGCAATACGTGCTGCAAGGCGTGAACGAAGGCCGTCCTCCCGTTATTGATCTAGCCGTTGAGAAGAAGACGCTCGGCGCTGTGCTTAGCGCCATTCAAGGCGGTTTGGTCGCTTCGGCGCATGACTTGTCCGAGGGCGGCATTGCAGCTGCGCTGGCAGAATCCTGCATAAGCGGCAAGCTTGGTGCAGAAGTTAATATCAACACAGAGCTGCGCGCTGACCATGCATTGTTCAGTGAATCGCAATCGCGTATTTTGCTGTCGGCAAAGCCAGAGCAAGCAGCAGCGCTGCAAGCCTTGCTGACTGAGCAAGGCGTTGCCCATGCGGCAATTGGTTCGGTTAAAGGAGCTGCTCTTTCGATCAGCATCAATGGTAAATCCGGCATTCAGGCGTCGGTACAACAACTGGAGAAGGTCTGGAAGGATGCGATTCCATGTCTGATGAAATAA
- the purF gene encoding amidophosphoribosyltransferase: MSDEIKQPKLWSGDYYNQGGGREDFFDKLREECGVFGVFNHADAASLSYYGLHALQHRGEESAGICTVDTTDRNRFSYHRGMGLVKEVFDKERLTGLPGDRSIGHVRYSTAGESKLANAQPLIFRYRDGDLAVATNGNIVNAPEIRKELESMGSIFQTTSDTEVIAHLIARSPKDFVTAAKEALQRIVGGFAFLIMTNDKLLVASDPNGLRPLVMGRIGEGYVFSSESCAFESIGAEYLRDVQPGELLIFDQDGMTEDRYAEVTRRATCAMEYIYFARPDSDIHEINIHSARKRMGKQLAMESFVDADIVTGVPDSSISAAIGYAEQTGIPYELGLIKNKYTGRTFIQPSQELREQGVKMKLSAVRKVVEGKRVVMIDDSIVRGTTSRRIVNMLREAGATEVHVRITSPPFKNPCYYGIDTPSRDELIASSRTVQEICELINADSLTFLSDSGFIDSVGGNDGAYNRGMCLGCFDNDYPTPVDEESDKSCSC; this comes from the coding sequence ATGTCTGATGAAATAAAGCAGCCTAAGCTTTGGTCAGGCGATTATTATAATCAAGGCGGCGGTCGGGAGGATTTCTTCGACAAGCTGCGCGAGGAATGCGGCGTGTTCGGTGTCTTCAATCATGCCGACGCAGCCTCGCTTTCCTACTATGGGCTTCATGCGTTGCAGCATCGCGGCGAGGAATCTGCGGGCATTTGCACCGTCGACACGACGGACCGCAATCGGTTCAGCTATCACCGCGGCATGGGACTCGTCAAGGAGGTGTTCGACAAGGAGCGCCTGACGGGGCTCCCTGGCGACCGCTCGATCGGTCACGTGCGCTATTCGACAGCGGGAGAGAGCAAGCTGGCGAATGCACAGCCGCTCATTTTCCGCTATCGGGATGGGGATCTTGCTGTAGCGACGAACGGCAATATCGTAAATGCGCCCGAAATTCGCAAGGAGCTGGAGAGCATGGGCTCTATTTTCCAGACGACGAGCGATACGGAGGTTATTGCGCATTTGATTGCCCGTTCGCCGAAGGATTTTGTGACGGCAGCGAAAGAAGCGCTTCAGCGTATCGTTGGAGGCTTCGCTTTCCTGATTATGACGAATGACAAGCTGCTGGTCGCTTCTGATCCGAACGGACTGCGTCCGCTCGTCATGGGACGCATCGGCGAGGGGTATGTATTCTCTTCCGAGTCATGTGCGTTCGAATCCATTGGCGCCGAATATTTGCGCGACGTTCAGCCAGGCGAGCTGCTTATTTTTGATCAGGATGGCATGACAGAGGATCGTTATGCGGAAGTAACGCGCCGGGCAACCTGCGCGATGGAATACATTTATTTTGCCCGTCCCGACAGCGACATTCATGAGATCAACATTCATTCCGCACGTAAGCGGATGGGTAAGCAGCTTGCGATGGAATCGTTCGTCGATGCTGATATCGTAACGGGTGTGCCGGATTCCAGTATTTCTGCGGCTATCGGTTATGCGGAGCAGACAGGCATTCCTTATGAGCTTGGACTTATCAAAAATAAATACACGGGCCGCACCTTCATCCAGCCCTCGCAGGAGCTGCGTGAGCAGGGCGTGAAGATGAAGCTGTCCGCCGTTCGCAAAGTCGTAGAAGGCAAACGCGTCGTCATGATTGATGACTCGATCGTTCGCGGCACAACCTCGCGCCGGATCGTTAACATGCTGCGTGAAGCAGGAGCGACGGAGGTGCATGTGCGGATTACATCGCCGCCCTTCAAAAACCCTTGCTACTACGGCATTGATACGCCGAGCCGCGATGAGCTTATCGCATCTTCTCGCACGGTGCAGGAAATTTGCGAGCTGATCAATGCGGATTCGCTGACCTTCCTTAGCGACAGCGGCTTTATTGATTCGGTTGGCGGCAATGACGGTGCTTATAACCGGGGCATGTGCCTCGGCTGCTTTGATAATGATTACCCGACGCCTGTTGATGAGGAATCGGACAAAAGCTGCAGCTGCTAG
- the purM gene encoding phosphoribosylformylglycinamidine cyclo-ligase has protein sequence MAEAYKKAGVDIAAGNEAVERMKKHVKKTFRPEVLTDLGGFGGLFGLNKDKYDEPVLVSGTDGVGTKLKLAFAMDKHDTIGIDAVAMCVNDIIVQGAEPLFFLDYLACGKVVPEKIEAVVKGIADGCVQAGCALIGGETAEMPGMYQGDEYDIAGFTVGVVDKKKIIDGTTITPGDAVIGLASSGIHSNGYSLVRRLLLEESGYALDQELAELDGAKLGDVLIEPTRIYVKSALKLIEQVKVKGMAHITGGGFIENIPRVLPEGVNVNVEYGSWPIHSIFGLMQEKGSITNRDMFTTFNMGIGLVVVVPADEAEEALRVANELGEKAYRIGTVTEGSRIVTFTGATV, from the coding sequence GTGGCAGAAGCGTATAAAAAAGCTGGCGTCGATATAGCGGCTGGCAACGAAGCGGTCGAAAGAATGAAGAAGCATGTCAAGAAGACGTTCCGTCCTGAGGTGCTGACCGATCTTGGCGGCTTTGGCGGCCTGTTCGGCCTAAACAAGGACAAATATGACGAGCCGGTGCTCGTATCGGGTACAGACGGCGTTGGCACGAAGCTGAAGCTGGCTTTTGCAATGGACAAGCATGACACGATCGGTATTGATGCGGTTGCTATGTGCGTCAACGACATCATTGTGCAAGGCGCTGAGCCATTGTTCTTCCTCGATTACCTCGCTTGCGGCAAAGTTGTGCCTGAGAAAATCGAAGCGGTCGTTAAAGGCATCGCAGACGGCTGCGTTCAAGCTGGCTGTGCACTAATTGGCGGCGAGACAGCGGAAATGCCAGGCATGTACCAAGGCGACGAATACGATATCGCGGGCTTTACGGTCGGCGTTGTCGATAAGAAGAAAATCATCGACGGCACGACCATTACGCCCGGAGACGCAGTAATTGGACTTGCGTCAAGCGGCATTCACAGCAATGGCTATTCGCTCGTTCGCAGATTGCTTCTCGAAGAAAGCGGCTATGCGCTGGATCAGGAGCTGGCAGAGCTTGATGGTGCGAAGCTTGGCGATGTATTGATCGAGCCAACTCGCATTTATGTGAAATCAGCGCTGAAGCTGATTGAGCAAGTTAAGGTGAAGGGCATGGCGCATATTACAGGCGGCGGCTTCATCGAGAACATTCCACGCGTATTGCCGGAAGGCGTTAATGTGAATGTGGAATACGGCTCTTGGCCGATCCACAGCATTTTTGGCCTCATGCAGGAAAAAGGTTCAATTACGAATCGTGATATGTTCACGACGTTCAATATGGGGATTGGCCTCGTTGTTGTCGTACCGGCTGATGAAGCGGAAGAAGCACTTCGCGTAGCAAATGAGCTTGGCGAGAAGGCTTACCGCATTGGAACCGTAACGGAAGGCAGCCGCATCGTCACGTTTACAGGAGCGACGGTGTAA